The Montipora capricornis isolate CH-2021 chromosome 3, ASM3666992v2, whole genome shotgun sequence genome window below encodes:
- the LOC138040696 gene encoding uncharacterized protein gives MECPANNRSKKPRKRNMSREKRILANQHERERVRKMNDAYEELRRAIPNYEETRMKTKLELLLIATNYIKTLKDHLKSVLQNGYNSPANALMYPSAFELENGAARAVSSGITEFPCPPQYPAKPPPLSHLPLCHFAPNQTISGGSQNPVTLTSGTVSLSSQELSSLFASGLTDLYTDENFLYTLQKSYISETGRRLADRFRELLRYEEQNDADASKPAARHFNLPNHSLEQCQEWQAPLCINFVDFSKSFDGIIRGRLWDIMGQYGIPDIFVRTFKALYHQSASCVTEGGRYPSWFEVKSGVRQGCVIFGFIFVLIMDWVVRHTNNRKRGLRWKLTSILEDLIMLTMLL, from the exons ATGGAGTGTCCAGCAAATAATCGATCAAAGAAACCAAGAAAGAGAAATATGTCCAGGGAAAAGCGGATCCTAGCAAACCAACACGAAAGAGAGCGCGTCCGAAAGATGAACGACGCTTACGAAGAACTACGAAGGGCGATTCCCAATTACGAGGAGACCCGAATGAAGACGAAATTAGAGCTGCTTCTTATTGCTACAAACTACATAAAAACTTTGAAAGATCACCTTAAAAGTGTACTACAGAATGGTTACAATTCTCCAGCCAATGCTCTGATGTACCCTTCCGCGTTTGAATTGGAGAACGGAGCTGCCAGAGCAGTATCCTCCGGGATTACCGAGTTCCCGTGTCCGCCCCAGTACCCAGCAAAGCCACCACCGCTTTCCCATCTTCCTCTGTGTCACTTTGCGCCTAATCAAACAATTTCTGGGGGATCCCAGAATCCCGTGACACTGACAAGCGGCACTGTCTCCTTGAGTAGCCAAGAGCTTTCCAGTCTCTTTGCTAGTGGCTTAACTGATTTGTACACAGATGAGAATTTCCTCTACACTCTGCAG AAGAGCTACATaagcgaaacagggagaagattggcggaccgctttcgcgaactcCTACGATATGAAGAACAAAACGACGcagatgcatcaaaaccagctgcgcgccattttaatcttcctaatcactccctgGAGCAGTGCCAGGAATGGCAAGCACCACTGTGCATTAACTTCGTTGACTTTTCAAAGTCATTTGACGGCATCATCAGAGGGCGACTTTGGGACATTATGGGGCAGTATGGCATCCCTGACATCTTTGTCAGGACTTTCAAGGCACTATACCATCAGAGCGCAAGCTGTGTTACAGAAGGCGGAAGGTATCCTAGCTGGTTTGAAGTGAAGAGCGGTGTGCGGCAGGGGTGCGTGATCTTTGGCTTCATCTTTGTCTTGATCATGGACTGGGTCGTGCGGCACACAAACAACAGGAAACGCGGCCTGAGATGGAAGCTTACATCAATTCTAGAAGACCTGATTATGCTGACGATGTTGCTCTGA